A region from the Stutzerimonas stutzeri genome encodes:
- the pepN gene encoding aminopeptidase N: MRTEQPKVIHLKDYQVPDYLIDETHLTFELYEDRTLVHAQLVMRRNPEAGTGLPRLQLHGQDLELISLALNDRQLGLGDYEVAEESLTLQPDAASFTLDSTVVIHPESNTALEGLYKSGSMFCTQCEAEGFRKITYYLDRPDVMSKFTTTVSAEKQAYPILLSNGNPIASGEEDDGRHWATWEDPFKKPAYLFALVAGDLWCVEDSFTTMSGRDVALRIYVEPENIDKCQHAMDSLKKSMKWDEDTYGREYDLDIFMIVAVNDFNMGAMENKGLNIFNSSAVLARAETATDAAHQRVEAIVAHEYFHNWSGNRVTCRDWFQLSLKEGFTVFRDSQFSADMNSPTVKRVEDVSYLRTHQFAEDAGPMAHSVRPESFIEISNFYTLTVYEKGAEVVRMIQTLLGEEGFRKGSDLYFERHDGQAVTVDDFVKAMEDANGADLTQFKRWYSQAGTPRLAISEQYDAAANTYSLTFRQSCPPTPGQSEKLAVVIPVSLGLLDGQGKEIALRLQGEQAAVGTTRVLAVNQPEQTLTFVEVPEQPLPSLLRGFSAPVKLDFPYSRDQLMFLMQHDSDGFNRWEAGQQLSVQVLQEMIGQHQRGEALQLDQRLVAALRSLLEDESLDQAMVAEMLSLPSEAYLTEISDVADVDAIHAARDFARQDIATALYDLFWKRYQANREVSRQTPYVAEASHFARRALQNIALSYLMLSGKPEVVAACVDQFEQADNMTERLTALAVLVNSGFEAERDKALEAFAEHFKDNPLVMDQWFSVQAGNTQPGGLERVQHLMQHPAFTLKNPNKVRALIGAFANQNLVNFHRADGAGYRFLADQVIVLNKLNPQIASRLLAPLTRWRKYDAGRQGLMKTELERILASGELSSDVYEVVSKSLA, translated from the coding sequence ATGCGCACCGAACAACCGAAAGTCATTCATCTCAAGGATTACCAGGTTCCGGATTACCTGATCGATGAAACGCACCTGACGTTCGAACTGTACGAAGATCGCACCCTGGTGCATGCGCAGCTGGTCATGCGGCGCAACCCTGAGGCCGGGACCGGGCTACCGCGCCTGCAGCTTCACGGCCAAGACCTGGAGCTGATCTCGCTGGCGTTGAATGACCGCCAGCTCGGCCTGGGTGACTACGAGGTCGCCGAAGAAAGCCTGACGCTTCAGCCGGATGCGGCGAGCTTCACCCTCGACAGCACGGTGGTGATTCACCCCGAAAGCAACACCGCGCTGGAAGGCCTGTACAAGTCCGGCAGCATGTTCTGCACCCAGTGCGAGGCGGAGGGCTTCCGCAAGATCACCTATTACCTCGACCGCCCCGACGTGATGAGCAAGTTCACCACCACGGTCAGTGCCGAGAAGCAGGCCTATCCGATCCTGCTGTCCAACGGCAACCCCATCGCCAGTGGCGAGGAAGACGACGGCCGTCACTGGGCGACCTGGGAAGATCCGTTCAAGAAGCCGGCCTACCTGTTCGCCCTGGTGGCGGGCGACCTCTGGTGCGTCGAGGACAGCTTCACCACCATGAGCGGTCGCGACGTGGCGCTGCGCATCTACGTCGAGCCGGAGAACATCGACAAGTGCCAGCACGCCATGGACAGCCTGAAGAAGTCCATGAAGTGGGACGAGGACACCTACGGCCGCGAGTACGACCTGGACATCTTCATGATCGTCGCAGTCAACGATTTCAACATGGGTGCCATGGAAAACAAGGGCCTTAACATCTTCAACTCCAGCGCCGTGCTCGCACGGGCCGAAACCGCTACCGATGCCGCGCACCAGCGGGTCGAAGCCATCGTTGCGCACGAGTATTTCCACAACTGGTCGGGTAACCGCGTGACCTGCCGTGACTGGTTCCAGCTGTCGCTGAAGGAGGGCTTCACTGTTTTCCGCGACTCGCAGTTCAGCGCCGACATGAACTCACCGACGGTCAAGCGCGTCGAGGACGTGTCCTACCTGCGGACCCACCAGTTTGCCGAAGATGCCGGCCCCATGGCCCATTCGGTGCGCCCCGAGTCCTTTATCGAGATCTCCAACTTCTACACCCTGACCGTCTACGAGAAGGGCGCCGAAGTGGTGCGCATGATCCAGACGCTGTTGGGCGAGGAGGGCTTTCGCAAGGGCAGCGACCTCTACTTCGAGCGGCATGATGGCCAGGCGGTAACCGTCGACGACTTCGTCAAGGCGATGGAAGACGCCAACGGCGCCGACCTGACACAGTTCAAGCGCTGGTACAGCCAGGCCGGCACGCCGCGGCTCGCTATCAGCGAGCAGTACGATGCCGCCGCAAATACCTACAGCCTGACATTCCGCCAGAGCTGCCCGCCCACGCCGGGGCAGAGCGAAAAGCTGGCGGTCGTCATTCCGGTCTCGCTGGGACTGCTGGACGGGCAGGGCAAGGAAATCGCGCTGCGCCTGCAAGGTGAACAGGCGGCGGTCGGTACTACCCGAGTGCTGGCGGTGAACCAGCCCGAGCAGACCCTTACCTTTGTCGAGGTGCCCGAGCAGCCGTTGCCGTCGCTGCTGCGCGGATTCTCCGCGCCGGTGAAGCTGGACTTCCCCTACAGCCGCGACCAGCTGATGTTCCTGATGCAGCACGATTCCGACGGATTCAACCGGTGGGAGGCGGGCCAGCAATTGTCGGTGCAGGTGCTGCAGGAAATGATCGGCCAGCATCAGCGTGGTGAAGCGCTGCAGCTCGATCAACGTCTGGTCGCGGCGCTGCGCAGCCTGTTGGAGGACGAAAGCCTCGATCAGGCGATGGTCGCCGAGATGCTGTCACTGCCGAGCGAGGCGTACCTCACCGAGATCAGCGACGTGGCGGACGTCGATGCCATCCATGCCGCACGTGACTTCGCTCGCCAGGACATCGCCACCGCGCTGTACGACCTGTTCTGGAAGCGTTACCAGGCCAACCGCGAGGTGTCGCGGCAGACGCCTTATGTTGCCGAAGCCAGCCATTTCGCCCGGCGCGCATTGCAGAATATCGCGCTGTCCTACCTGATGTTGAGCGGCAAGCCCGAAGTCGTGGCCGCCTGCGTCGATCAGTTCGAGCAGGCTGACAACATGACCGAGCGCCTGACGGCGTTGGCGGTATTGGTCAACTCGGGCTTCGAAGCCGAGCGCGACAAGGCGCTCGAAGCCTTTGCCGAACACTTCAAGGACAACCCGCTGGTCATGGATCAGTGGTTCAGCGTCCAGGCCGGCAACACCCAGCCGGGCGGCCTGGAGCGGGTGCAGCACCTGATGCAGCATCCCGCGTTCACGCTGAAGAACCCGAACAAGGTGCGTGCCCTGATTGGCGCCTTCGCCAACCAGAACCTGGTCAACTTCCATCGGGCCGATGGCGCGGGCTACCGCTTCCTCGCTGACCAGGTCATCGTGCTGAACAAGCTCAACCCGCAGATCGCGTCACGCTTGCTGGCGCCGCTGACCCGCTGGCGCAAGTACGATGCCGGCCGCCAAGGGCTGATGAAGACCGAGCTGGAGCGGATCCTGGCCTCCGGTGAGCTCTCCAGCGACGTCTACGAGGTGGTCAGCAAGAGCCTCGCCTGA
- a CDS encoding DUF2797 domain-containing protein — MLELGRGALSKMSIQLGAPAQYSFRLNDELVAVNPLIGKTLRLEYLGAIHCTHCGRKTNKSFSQGYCYPCFKKLPQCDVCIMSPEKCHHDFGTCRDPQWGMDFCMTDHVVYLANSSGIKVGITRATQLPTRWLDQGASQALPIMRVATRQQSGMVEDLLRSQVADRTNWRALLKGDAEPIDLIATREQIFDACAEGLRELQQRYGLQAIQPVADAEVLEIRYPVEAYPTKIVSLDMEKTPIVEGTLRGIKGQYLILDTGVINIRKFTAYQVAASAAA; from the coding sequence ATGCTCGAACTCGGACGCGGCGCCCTCAGCAAAATGTCGATCCAGCTGGGCGCACCGGCGCAGTACTCCTTCCGTTTGAACGACGAGCTGGTAGCGGTCAACCCGCTGATCGGCAAGACCCTGCGGCTGGAGTACCTCGGTGCCATCCACTGCACCCACTGCGGGCGCAAGACCAACAAGAGTTTCAGCCAGGGCTATTGCTATCCCTGCTTCAAGAAGCTGCCGCAGTGCGACGTCTGCATCATGAGCCCGGAAAAATGCCACCACGATTTCGGTACCTGCCGCGATCCACAGTGGGGTATGGACTTCTGCATGACCGACCATGTCGTCTACCTGGCCAACTCATCGGGCATCAAGGTCGGCATTACCCGCGCCACACAGCTGCCCACCCGTTGGCTCGATCAGGGCGCCAGCCAGGCGCTGCCTATCATGCGTGTTGCCACGCGCCAGCAGTCCGGCATGGTCGAAGATCTGCTGCGCAGCCAGGTGGCCGACCGCACCAACTGGCGCGCGCTGCTCAAGGGCGATGCCGAGCCCATCGATCTCATCGCTACGCGCGAGCAGATTTTCGACGCCTGCGCCGAAGGCCTGCGGGAATTGCAGCAGCGCTACGGGTTACAGGCGATCCAGCCGGTGGCCGATGCCGAGGTGCTCGAGATCCGTTACCCGGTCGAGGCCTATCCGACCAAGATCGTCAGCCTGGACATGGAGAAGACCCCCATCGTCGAAGGCACCCTGCGCGGCATCAAGGGTCAATACCTGATACTCGATACCGGGGTGATCAATATCCGCAAGTTCACCGCTTATCAGGTTGCCGCCAGCGCCGCGGCGTAG
- the nuoN gene encoding NADH-quinone oxidoreductase subunit NuoN yields the protein MQLNHQYIIALLPLLITGATAIAVMLTIAWRRHYGLTFVVTSAGLTLALLSIVPALQVGSLNVTPMLRLDAFAYFYSALVLVATLACVTLAHAYLGEADSEGFPGNREELFLLMSLAAAGGLVLVSTQHLAGLFIGLELLSVPVYGLVAYAFFNKRSLEAGIKYMVLSGAGSAFMLFGMALLYAESGSLDFTGIGASLAAQGSSILVQAGIGMMLVGLGFKLSLAPFHLWTPDVYEGAPAPVAAFLATASKVAVFAVLLRLYQLSPATSGGWLNEALSLIAIASILMGNLLALNQSNLKRLLGYSSIAHFGYLLVAFIASKGLAVEAIGVYLVTYLLTTLGAFGVVSLMSSPYKGRDADALYEYRGLFWRRPYLTAVLTVMMLSLAGIPLTAGFVGKFYVIASGVESQLWWLLGALIIGSAVGLFYYLRVVVTLYLVEPGIRRHDAPSNWGQRAGGIMLLAIAVLAFFLGVYPQPLLELVQHAGLAAV from the coding sequence GTCGTCACCTCCGCTGGCCTGACGCTTGCGCTGCTTTCGATCGTGCCAGCGCTGCAAGTGGGCTCGCTGAACGTCACGCCCATGCTGCGGCTGGATGCATTCGCCTACTTCTATTCGGCTCTCGTGCTGGTCGCGACCCTGGCCTGCGTGACGCTGGCGCATGCCTATCTCGGCGAAGCCGATTCGGAAGGATTTCCGGGCAATCGCGAGGAGCTCTTCCTGCTGATGTCGCTGGCGGCCGCGGGAGGATTGGTGCTGGTCAGCACGCAACACTTGGCGGGGCTCTTCATTGGACTGGAGTTGCTCTCGGTGCCGGTCTACGGGTTGGTTGCCTATGCCTTCTTCAACAAGCGCTCGCTGGAAGCCGGAATCAAATACATGGTGCTGTCCGGCGCCGGCAGCGCCTTCATGCTGTTCGGCATGGCACTGCTCTATGCCGAATCGGGCAGTCTCGATTTCACCGGCATCGGCGCCAGCCTGGCGGCGCAAGGCTCGTCCATCCTGGTGCAGGCCGGCATCGGCATGATGCTGGTCGGTCTGGGCTTCAAGCTTTCGCTCGCGCCCTTTCATCTGTGGACACCCGACGTCTACGAAGGCGCGCCGGCACCGGTCGCGGCCTTTCTGGCGACTGCCAGCAAGGTGGCGGTGTTCGCGGTGCTGCTGCGCCTGTATCAACTGTCGCCCGCAACCAGCGGTGGCTGGCTGAACGAAGCGCTGAGCCTGATCGCCATCGCGTCGATCCTGATGGGTAACCTGCTGGCGCTGAACCAGAGCAATCTCAAGCGCCTGCTGGGTTATTCGTCCATCGCCCACTTCGGCTACCTGCTGGTCGCGTTCATCGCCAGCAAGGGCTTGGCGGTCGAGGCCATTGGCGTTTATCTGGTGACCTATCTGCTCACCACCCTCGGTGCGTTCGGCGTGGTCAGCCTGATGTCGAGCCCCTACAAAGGGCGCGATGCGGACGCGCTGTACGAGTACCGCGGCCTGTTCTGGCGTCGGCCCTACCTCACCGCGGTGCTTACCGTGATGATGCTGTCGCTTGCCGGGATTCCACTGACGGCGGGCTTCGTGGGCAAGTTCTACGTCATCGCATCCGGGGTCGAGTCGCAGCTGTGGTGGTTGCTGGGCGCCTTGATCATCGGCAGCGCCGTGGGCCTGTTTTACTATCTGCGGGTGGTGGTGACGCTGTATCTGGTCGAGCCGGGCATCCGCCGTCACGATGCCCCGTCGAACTGGGGTCAGCGTGCCGGCGGCATCATGCTATTGGCGATTGCCGTGCTGGCCTTCTTCCTCGGCGTCTACCCGCAGCCGTTGCTGGAACTGGTCCAGCATGCAGGGCTTGCCGCTGTATAG
- a CDS encoding efflux RND transporter permease subunit codes for MTKHQQKPASFLERLIFNNRPAVILICLLISIFLFYQAAQVRPSTSFEKMIPLGHPYIQNMLQHRDDLANLGNTVRISVAAKDGDIFSKEYMETLRQIHDEVFYIQGVDRSNMKSLWSPSVRWTEVTEQGFAGGEVIPQTYDGSPESLDDLRSNILKSGQIGRLVANDFKSSIIDVPLMESYSDPDDRSKQIKLDYQKFSHELEEKIRDKYQAQNPNVEIHIIGFAKKVGDLIDGLVGVALFFFVAIGITLALLLWFTRCIKSTIAVVVTTLIAVAWQLGLLHTLGFGLDPYSMLVPFLVFAIGISHGVQKINGIAMASGETNDPLSAARLAFRQLFIPGMVALASDAVGFVTLLLIDIGVIRELAIGASLGVAVIILTNLILLPVAISYLGISQRAVKQAREEAARNHPFWRALANFASPTVAPISIVIALLAVGGGLWYGQNLKIGDLDQGAPELHPDSRYNLDNDFVIRNYSTSSDVLVVMVKTAPEGCAHYDTLAAMDELMWRMENTEGVQSAVSMVTVARQSIKGMNEGSLKWETLSRNQFVLNSSIARAEGMYNSDCSLAPVLVFLNDHKAETLDHVVSVARDFAEQNNREGLEFVLAAGNAGIEAATNEVIAASETTMLIAVYAAVSFMCLLTFRSVAATLCVILPLVLTSILGNALMAFMGIGVKVATLPVIALGVGIGVDYGIYIYSRLESYLRQGLTLQEAYYQTLKTTGKAVIFTGICLAIGVFTWVFSAIKFQADMGLMLTFMFLWNMVGAIWLLPALARFLIKPEKLRQKA; via the coding sequence ATGACCAAGCATCAGCAGAAGCCGGCGTCTTTTCTAGAGCGCCTGATCTTCAACAATCGTCCGGCGGTGATTCTGATCTGCCTGTTGATCAGCATATTCCTCTTCTACCAGGCGGCGCAGGTTCGTCCTTCGACCAGCTTCGAGAAGATGATCCCGCTGGGCCATCCCTACATTCAGAACATGCTCCAGCACCGGGATGATCTGGCCAACCTGGGCAACACGGTGCGCATATCCGTGGCGGCGAAGGATGGCGACATCTTCTCCAAGGAGTACATGGAGACACTGCGTCAGATCCATGACGAGGTGTTCTACATCCAGGGCGTCGATCGTTCCAACATGAAGTCGCTGTGGAGCCCCAGTGTCCGCTGGACCGAGGTTACCGAGCAGGGCTTCGCCGGTGGCGAGGTCATCCCGCAGACCTACGACGGTTCGCCGGAAAGTCTCGACGACCTGCGCAGCAACATCCTCAAGTCCGGACAGATCGGCCGGCTGGTGGCCAACGACTTCAAGTCCAGCATTATCGACGTGCCGCTGATGGAGTCCTATTCGGACCCGGATGACCGCAGCAAGCAGATCAAGCTCGATTACCAGAAGTTCTCCCATGAGCTGGAAGAAAAGATCCGTGACAAGTACCAGGCGCAGAACCCGAATGTGGAAATCCACATCATCGGCTTCGCCAAGAAGGTCGGCGACCTGATCGATGGTCTGGTTGGCGTCGCGCTGTTCTTCTTCGTCGCCATCGGCATCACCCTGGCGTTGCTGCTGTGGTTCACCCGCTGCATCAAGAGCACCATCGCGGTGGTGGTGACCACCCTGATCGCTGTTGCCTGGCAGCTCGGCTTGCTGCACACGCTGGGTTTCGGTCTCGATCCCTATTCGATGCTGGTGCCGTTCCTGGTCTTCGCTATCGGTATTTCCCACGGTGTACAGAAGATCAACGGCATCGCCATGGCTTCAGGGGAAACCAATGACCCGCTGTCAGCGGCGCGCCTGGCGTTCCGCCAGCTGTTCATTCCCGGCATGGTGGCGTTGGCCTCGGACGCTGTGGGTTTCGTGACCCTGTTGCTGATCGACATCGGCGTAATCCGTGAGCTGGCCATCGGTGCGTCCCTGGGCGTGGCGGTGATCATCCTGACCAACCTGATCCTGTTGCCGGTGGCGATTTCCTACCTGGGTATCAGCCAGCGTGCGGTCAAGCAGGCGCGGGAAGAGGCTGCGCGCAACCATCCGTTCTGGCGTGCCCTGGCGAACTTCGCCAGCCCGACGGTTGCGCCGATCTCTATCGTCATTGCGCTGTTGGCGGTCGGCGGTGGGCTCTGGTATGGCCAGAACCTGAAGATAGGCGACCTCGACCAGGGCGCTCCGGAATTGCACCCGGATTCTCGCTACAACCTCGATAACGATTTCGTGATCCGCAACTACTCGACCAGTTCCGACGTGCTGGTGGTGATGGTCAAGACGGCGCCCGAAGGCTGTGCCCATTACGACACGCTGGCGGCAATGGACGAGCTGATGTGGCGGATGGAAAACACCGAGGGCGTGCAATCGGCGGTCTCGATGGTGACCGTCGCGCGGCAAAGCATCAAAGGCATGAACGAGGGCAGCCTGAAATGGGAAACGCTGTCGCGTAACCAGTTCGTGCTCAACAGCTCCATCGCCCGTGCCGAAGGCATGTACAACAGTGATTGCTCGCTGGCGCCGGTGCTGGTGTTCCTCAACGACCATAAGGCGGAGACGCTGGATCACGTGGTGTCCGTTGCTCGCGATTTTGCCGAGCAAAACAACCGTGAAGGGCTGGAGTTCGTCCTTGCTGCCGGTAACGCCGGGATCGAGGCGGCCACCAACGAGGTCATCGCCGCGTCCGAGACGACCATGCTGATCGCGGTCTACGCCGCTGTGAGCTTCATGTGCCTGCTGACGTTCCGCTCCGTGGCGGCGACGCTCTGCGTGATCCTGCCGCTGGTGCTGACCTCGATTCTGGGCAATGCGCTGATGGCCTTCATGGGGATCGGTGTGAAGGTCGCGACGCTGCCGGTGATCGCCTTGGGCGTGGGTATCGGCGTGGACTACGGCATCTACATCTACAGCCGCCTGGAATCCTACCTGCGCCAGGGCCTGACGCTGCAGGAAGCCTATTACCAGACCCTGAAAACCACCGGCAAGGCGGTGATCTTCACCGGCATCTGCCTGGCGATCGGGGTGTTCACCTGGGTCTTCTCGGCGATCAAGTTCCAGGCCGACATGGGCTTGATGCTGACCTTCATGTTCCTCTGGAACATGGTCGGCGCGATCTGGCTGCTGCCGGCACTGGCACGCTTCCTGATCAAACCGGAGAAGCTGCGGCAGAAGGCGTGA
- a CDS encoding YCF48-related protein, which yields MSEPVTWRTPVGRAENTTRTPLFSSRSPLARTLSLCSVLSILFVVNTPVQAQNAAEPGVRYAIESQKAASTLLLDIAYAGKRLVAVGDRGHIIYSDDGGASWTQAKVPTRQLLTAVAFADAQHGWAVGHDALILATSDGGQTWTQQYENREGEVPLLDVWFENAQHGFATGAYGVLLETTDGGQHWEDVADRLDNEDGTHLNAIAEIPGSGVFIVGEMGGMFRSKDMGETWERVESPYQGSFFGVVGGGAPGVVVAFGLRGHLFRSADFGDSWQAIELLDDGHPIESGLADGNLLPDGRIVVVGHGGTVLSSDDQGRTFKLFSRPDRRSLSGVVANPDGNLVLVGQSGARVVSPTGANLPAQQQ from the coding sequence ATGAGTGAGCCCGTCACGTGGCGCACACCGGTTGGTCGCGCGGAAAACACGACCCGCACGCCGTTGTTCAGCAGTAGATCGCCGCTGGCAAGAACGCTCTCGCTCTGCAGTGTTCTCTCCATTCTGTTCGTCGTAAACACTCCGGTGCAGGCGCAAAACGCTGCCGAGCCAGGGGTTCGTTATGCAATCGAGTCGCAGAAGGCGGCTTCGACGTTACTGCTCGATATCGCGTACGCCGGCAAGCGGCTGGTTGCCGTAGGTGACCGCGGCCACATCATTTATTCAGACGACGGCGGCGCCTCCTGGACTCAAGCCAAGGTGCCGACGCGTCAGTTGCTCACGGCGGTTGCTTTCGCCGATGCGCAGCACGGTTGGGCCGTCGGCCATGATGCGCTGATCCTCGCAACCAGCGACGGCGGCCAGACCTGGACCCAGCAGTACGAAAACCGCGAAGGCGAAGTGCCGCTGCTCGACGTCTGGTTCGAAAATGCCCAGCACGGCTTCGCGACCGGCGCCTATGGCGTGCTGCTGGAAACGACCGACGGTGGGCAGCACTGGGAAGACGTGGCCGATCGGCTCGACAACGAAGACGGCACCCACCTCAATGCCATCGCGGAAATTCCCGGCTCAGGCGTGTTCATCGTCGGGGAAATGGGCGGCATGTTCCGTTCCAAGGACATGGGCGAGACCTGGGAGCGCGTCGAATCGCCTTATCAGGGCTCGTTCTTCGGTGTCGTGGGCGGCGGCGCGCCAGGCGTCGTAGTGGCTTTCGGTCTGCGCGGTCACCTGTTCCGCTCGGCCGACTTCGGGGACAGCTGGCAAGCCATCGAACTGCTCGATGACGGCCACCCGATCGAATCAGGGCTGGCCGACGGCAACCTGCTTCCTGATGGCCGCATCGTCGTGGTCGGCCACGGCGGCACGGTGCTCAGCAGCGATGACCAGGGACGGACGTTCAAGCTATTCAGCAGACCCGATCGGCGCTCCTTGTCGGGCGTGGTCGCCAACCCGGACGGCAATCTGGTCCTCGTCGGCCAGAGCGGCGCCAGGGTCGTTTCACCGACCGGCGCCAACCTGCCTGCACAACAACAATAA
- a CDS encoding metallophosphoesterase, with translation MIVDPERSYDLIGDVHGCAHTLTHLLDQLGYRRHAGVWTHARRQVIFLGDIIDRGPRIREALHLVHDMVEAGQAHCIMGNHEFNALGWFTPAPPESGKAFVRDHTPRYEMLLRQTFEQFERYADEWQAFLAWFMELPLFLENERFRVVHACWDNSVIDRLRQRLSEGRLDADFLREAAFADAFAAKALDRLLRGTDMPLPAGLTLTSAEGFTRNFFRTKFWEENPRTYGDVVFQPDGLPEQAARLPLSESQKSRLFLYGPDDPLLFVGHYWRSGVPTPIRHNLACLDYSAVKYGKLVAYRLDRETRLDPAKFVWVNVER, from the coding sequence GTGATCGTCGACCCGGAGCGCAGCTACGACCTCATCGGGGACGTGCACGGTTGTGCCCATACGCTGACGCACCTGCTGGACCAGCTCGGCTATCGCCGCCATGCGGGTGTCTGGACGCATGCCAGGCGGCAGGTGATCTTTCTCGGCGACATCATCGACCGCGGACCACGCATTCGCGAAGCGTTGCACCTGGTGCACGACATGGTCGAGGCGGGGCAGGCCCATTGCATCATGGGCAATCATGAATTCAATGCGCTGGGTTGGTTTACGCCGGCGCCGCCCGAAAGCGGCAAGGCCTTTGTTCGTGATCACACGCCGCGCTACGAAATGCTGCTGCGGCAGACCTTCGAGCAGTTCGAGCGGTATGCGGATGAATGGCAGGCGTTCCTCGCCTGGTTCATGGAGCTGCCGCTGTTTCTGGAAAACGAACGCTTCCGCGTCGTACATGCGTGCTGGGACAACAGCGTCATCGATCGGCTGCGCCAGCGCCTGAGTGAAGGCCGGCTGGATGCGGATTTTCTGCGTGAAGCCGCCTTCGCCGATGCATTCGCCGCCAAGGCACTGGATCGGTTGTTGCGCGGCACCGACATGCCGCTGCCCGCCGGGCTGACGCTGACCAGTGCCGAGGGGTTCACCCGTAATTTCTTCCGGACCAAATTCTGGGAAGAAAACCCCAGAACCTATGGTGACGTGGTGTTCCAGCCCGACGGGCTACCCGAGCAGGCGGCACGTCTACCGCTCAGTGAAAGCCAGAAGAGCCGGCTGTTCCTGTACGGTCCCGATGATCCGCTGCTGTTTGTCGGGCATTACTGGCGCAGCGGGGTGCCGACGCCGATTCGCCACAACCTGGCATGCCTGGACTACAGCGCGGTGAAATACGGCAAGCTGGTAGCGTACCGGCTCGACCGGGAAACCAGACTCGACCCGGCGAAATTCGTCTGGGTGAACGTGGAGCGTTGA
- a CDS encoding rhomboid family intramembrane serine protease — protein sequence MAVVEAFRLPLSEDLSGFIALLRRLRVPCRVSEEAGEQVLRVPAETVEQVRELYQRYPQGDGMVVAEQPARRGGGFFASLRRSPLTAAVLLLTFIVAAITLLGGNFETIRWFSFTDFRIDGDYAYFATLEQTLSEGQWWRMITPIFVHFGLLHLAMNSMWYWELGRRIEQRQGASMLLGLTLLFGVISNLSQYAFGGPGIFGGLSGVLFGLLGHCWLFQKVSPNEAYRLPPGVVVLMLVWLVICLTGVVDVVSFGTLAIANAAHVGGLVAGCITGVVGGMLARRA from the coding sequence ATGGCCGTAGTCGAGGCGTTTCGCCTGCCGTTGTCAGAGGATCTGAGTGGTTTCATCGCCTTGCTGCGGCGATTGCGCGTGCCCTGCAGGGTTTCCGAGGAGGCGGGCGAGCAAGTGCTGCGGGTGCCGGCGGAAACCGTCGAGCAGGTCCGAGAGCTTTATCAGCGCTATCCGCAAGGCGACGGGATGGTCGTGGCCGAGCAACCGGCGCGGCGCGGCGGTGGCTTCTTCGCAAGCCTGCGGCGCAGCCCGCTTACCGCTGCGGTGTTGTTGCTGACATTCATCGTCGCTGCCATCACGCTGCTTGGCGGAAACTTCGAAACCATTCGCTGGTTCAGCTTTACCGATTTCCGTATCGACGGCGACTACGCCTATTTCGCGACACTCGAGCAGACCCTGAGCGAAGGCCAGTGGTGGCGGATGATCACGCCGATTTTCGTGCATTTCGGCTTGCTTCACCTGGCGATGAATTCCATGTGGTACTGGGAGCTCGGCCGGCGTATCGAGCAACGCCAGGGTGCGTCGATGCTGCTCGGCCTGACGCTGCTCTTCGGCGTGATTTCGAATCTTTCACAGTATGCTTTTGGCGGCCCGGGCATCTTCGGCGGCCTGTCTGGCGTGCTCTTTGGTCTGCTGGGCCACTGCTGGTTGTTCCAGAAGGTCTCGCCGAACGAGGCATACCGTCTGCCGCCAGGTGTTGTGGTGCTGATGCTGGTCTGGCTGGTCATCTGCCTGACGGGCGTCGTCGACGTGGTGAGCTTCGGCACGCTGGCCATCGCCAACGCGGCGCATGTCGGCGGGCTGGTGGCAGGATGCATTACGGGTGTTGTTGGCGGAATGCTGGCGCGTCGGGCATAG
- a CDS encoding YeaC family protein, whose amino-acid sequence MSSFIEAIENITPEIYENLKTAVELGKWNDGRKLTPEQKETCLGAMIAWEMKNLPEEQRTGYMGGQECASKSKSQAPIDTSLFSPASGTRH is encoded by the coding sequence ATGTCGTCCTTTATCGAAGCCATCGAAAACATCACCCCCGAAATTTACGAAAACCTGAAAACCGCCGTCGAGCTGGGCAAGTGGAACGACGGTCGCAAGCTGACGCCCGAACAGAAGGAAACCTGCCTCGGTGCGATGATCGCCTGGGAAATGAAGAACCTTCCCGAGGAGCAGCGCACCGGCTACATGGGCGGTCAGGAATGCGCCTCCAAGAGCAAGAGCCAGGCGCCGATCGATACCAGCCTGTTCTCCCCGGCTTCAGGAACCCGGCACTGA